Proteins found in one Aspergillus puulaauensis MK2 DNA, chromosome 8, nearly complete sequence genomic segment:
- a CDS encoding putative integral membrane protein Pth11-like (COG:S;~EggNog:ENOG410PMUK;~TransMembrane:7 (o12-30i42-62o82-109i121-141o161-186i198-220o232-254i)) — MAETQGPTVVGISIAFAVITIFVIILRLFARIYVLKKMGVDDYLIIFACCFSWAFSIVTAIAVKHGLGSHIEDVPTSDMIPYAFNVWLSSMFYVACLGFVKTSVCWFYTRLGDKYLTRMSFIMFAIVACQATANVLTAAFQCRPIPAAWDTSITDSSCVNINVFYLANAALNILTDLLTYTLPIRVIFKLQMPRKQKVALVLILSLGLFACVSSIIRITYIPEMLSSTDATWAISGAMYWSAIEINIGILAASIPSFKAIASRFLPRIIGEYASSNKLYGAYGQRSGTGFSKVRDQSHARSGTGMQPLRSQDRERERERGGIVGTDIHSRFDRTSEERILVPDGKIYAHTEIEVRQD; from the exons ATGGCCGAAACCCAGGGCCCGACGGTCGTTGGGATTTCAATCGCATTCGCGGTGATTACCATCTTTGTCATTATCTTGCGGTTGTTCGCTCGAATCTATGtcctgaagaagatgggcgTGGACGACT ATCTCATTATCTTCGCATGC TGCTTTTCGTGGGCGTTTTCCATTGTCACAGCCATTG CTGTCAAACACGGTCTTGGTAGTCATATCGAGGACGTTCCCACGTCAGACATGATTCCATATGCATTC AACGTGTGGCTGAGCTCCATGTTCTATGTGGCCTGTCTCGGCTTCGTCAAAACCTCCGTCTGCTGGTTCTACACCCGCCTCGGGGATAAATACCTGACACGCATGTCCTTCATCATGTTTGCCATCGTCGCCTGCCAGGCCACGGCCAATGTCCTCACAGCAGCATTCCAGTGCCGGCCCATTCCCGCAGCCTGGGACACCTCCATCACGGACAGTTCCTGcgtcaacatcaacgtcTTCTACCTCGCCAACGCAGCACTCAACATCCTCACCGACCTCCTAACATACACACTTCCCATCCGGGTTATCTTCAAACTGCAAATGCCGCGCAAGCAGAAagtcgccctcgtcctcatcctctccctcggTCTCTT CGCCTGCGTCTCCTCCATAATCCGTATAACCTATATCCCAGAAATGCTCTCCTCGACCGACGCAACCTGGGCCATCAGCGGCGCGATGTACTGGTCCGCAATCGAAATCAATATTGGCATCCTCGCGGCCTCCATCCCGTCCTTCAAGGCCATCGCCTCGCGCTTCCTCCCGCGTATTATCGGCGAGTATGCCTCCTCCAATAAGCTGTACGGGGCATACGGGCAGCGCTCAGGGACTGGGTTCTCGAAGGTTCGGGATCAGAGCCACGCTCGCTCGGGGACTGGGATGCAGCCGCTCCGCAGTCAGGACCGGGAGCGGGAGCGTGAGAGGGGTGGGATTGTTGGCACGGATATCCATAGTCGGTTTGATCGGACGAGTGAAGAGAGGATCCTGGTTCCTGATGGGAAGATCTATGCGCATACCGAGATTGAGGTGCGGCAGGATTAG
- a CDS encoding uncharacterized protein (COG:S;~EggNog:ENOG410PKWT;~InterPro:IPR007568;~PFAM:PF04479;~TransMembrane:7 (o12-33i40-61o73-96i117-138o150-174i190-211o236-257i);~go_component: GO:0016021 - integral component of membrane [Evidence IEA]), with protein MDPQTGIYEYKASHVLPIVFACVLSLSLSTHIYENFHYRFWRVTFWMFWGSLIYTIGWVLRTISSYHPDNVNIYIAATVFIYAAPPIFSASAYNILGRIMHYIPMFAWLNPNRTVHFFVYIGALVEALTAAGGARIATGAKEPRLYRSGATLMAVAVILQCIVELCIVFVIATLHRKCARAGMLPRNLRFLFYTLYGTSSLVLMRCIYRAVESLYTLDPPGVACGATCTYFQRHEWLLYAFDAAPMVIFTFWINLLHPGQYLPRDKRRYLDTDGMTERMGPGWLDSRPRIETFIDPLDISGIMKKNKHHTKYWEEAAQWPVCEDAFSAGTASNVRGRESAVPKPEAV; from the exons ATGGACCCTCAAACTGGCATATACGAGTACAAAGCGAGTCATGTACTCCCGATTGTCTTTGCATGCGTGCTGAGCCTGTCCTTGTCTACGCATATCTACGAGAACTT CCACTATCGCTTCTGGAGGGTGACGTTTTGGATGTTCTGGGGCTCTCTCATTTACACCATCGGTTGGGTCCTAcgcaccatctccagctaCCACCCGGACAATGTCAACATCTACATCGCCGCCACCGTCTTCATCTACGCCGCTCcccccatcttctccgcctccgcctaTAACATCCTCGGCCGTATCATGCACTACATCCCCATGTTCGCTTGGCTGAATCCCAACCGCACGGTCCATTTCTTCGTCTACATCGGCGCCCTCGTCGAAGCCCTCACAGCCGCAGGCGGCGCACGCATCGCAACAGGCGCCAAAGAGCCACGCCTCTACCGCAGCGGCGCAACCCTCATGGCCGTCGCCGTCATCCTCCAGTGCATCGTCGAGCtctgcatcgtcttcgtcatcgcaACCCTCCACCGCAAGTGCGCCCGCGCCGGCATGCTCCCGCGCAACCTCcgcttcctcttctacaCCCTCTACGGAACCTCCTCTCTCGTTCTTATGCGCTGCATCTACCGCGCCGTCGAATCGCTCTACACACTTGATCCCCCTGGCGTCGCGTGCGGCGCGACCTGCACTTACTTCCAGCGCCACGAGTGGCTGCTCTACGCGTTCGATGCGGCCCCGATGGTCATTTTTACTTTCTGGATTAATCTGCTTCATCCGGGGCAGTATCTCCCCCGTGACAAGAGACGGTATCTCGATACTGACGGCATGACCGAGCGCATGGGGCCTGGCTGGTTGGACTCGCGGCCTAGGATTGAGACGTTCATCGACCCGCTTGATATCTCGGGTATtatgaagaagaataaaCACCATACGAAGTactgggaggaggctgcgcagTGGCCTGTTTGTGAGGACGCGTTTTCGGCGGGGACTGCGTCGAATGTTCGGGGGAGGGAATCTGCTGTTCCGAAGCCGGAGGCTGTTTAA
- a CDS encoding Zn(II)2Cys6 transcription factor domain-containing protein (COG:S;~EggNog:ENOG410PJMB;~InterPro:IPR036864,IPR001138;~PFAM:PF00172;~TransMembrane:1 (o347-365i);~go_function: GO:0000981 - DNA-binding transcription factor activity, RNA polymerase II-specific [Evidence IEA];~go_function: GO:0008270 - zinc ion binding [Evidence IEA];~go_process: GO:0006355 - regulation of transcription, DNA-templated [Evidence IEA]), whose product MPGVPSGRGCDNCRKSKKKCDEVKPVCTRCARRGIECVGAGEKRYKFMEEGPTIVKKRSPKRHLTTTPSPDGKDVIRRVAVNPTNNAMLIGQALVAAMKPQTSLRYNLMWAYGGYLTLVPRRLGLNEALDTAVDALVTTHASFSSCKEVTIRSLTKYSKALGALRRRLDDPITASSSETLCAVTVLLLVQHMLGPSDLQFTGHAEGAAKILKARKNCAPRDAFERVLLLSLRGPVLFEGLFNPNINLDPVEWKELVQNELDAHSPEGEMLLYLSQVPDILDRVKSNPDGLAGLLILQAEMKSLYFKTRNICDLFRLELNQVEDPGESPHPNPFGLSPTMLHAHTQRFYGISITVCLYMNYILVAMRTTDPELSKDASYLALEILSIAENALQYRPFGAAYVTLGLVAGVMAVDNPALRILLESWAQDYWEDFNMPSMEISVIVESFRHLDPFSSADTPDGWPEAEEAALYHPLLLKEESEEAALYDPVLWKEESESPQILDFIK is encoded by the exons ATGCCCGGTGTACCGTCCGGAAGAGGGTGCGACAACTGTCgcaagtcgaagaagaag TGCGATGAGGTAAAGCCTGTCTGTACGCGATGCGCTCGCCGGGGAATCGAATGCGTCGGTGCCGGCGAAAAGCGCTACAAATTCATGGAAGAAGGCCCCACGATAGTCAAGAAGCGGTCTCCAAAACGTCATCTCACCACCACGCCGTCGCCCGATGGGAAGGATGTCATTCGTCGTGTCGCTGTCAACCCGACTAACAATGCGATGCTCATAGGCCAGGCCCTGGTAGCAGCCATGAAGCCGCAGACGAGCCTGAGGTATAATCTGATGTGGGCGTATGGCGGCTATCTGACCCTTGTCCCGCGGCGTCTGGGTTTGAACGAGGCGTTGGATACTGCGGTCGATGCCTTGGTAACGACCCATGCATCATTTTCGTCGTGCAAGGAGGTTACCATCAGATCTCTTACGAAATATTCAAAAGCGCTGGGTGCTTTACGGAGACGCCTGGATGATCCTATCACGGCAAGCTCATCGGAAACGCTCTGCGCTGTAACTGTGCTGCTCCTTGTTCAG CACATGCTAGGCCCATCGGATTTGCAGTTTACTGGTCACGCTGAGGGAGCCGCCAAAATTCTAAAAGCTCGGAAGAACTGTGCTCCTCGAGATGCCTTTGAGCGCGTACTTTTGCTGTCACTGCGTGGGCCAGTA TTGTTTGAAGGCCTGTTTAACCctaatataaatctagacCCGGTGGAATGGAAAGAACTGGTGCAGAATGAGCTGGACGCGCATTCACCAGAAGGAGAGATGCTCCTATACCTCTCCCAAGTCCCAGATATCCTGGACAGAGTCAAATCCAACCCCGACGGGCTAGCTGGGTTGTTAATCCTGCaggcggagatgaagagCCTGTACTTCAAGACCCGCAACATCTGCGATCTGTTTCGCCTTGAACTGAACCAGGTCGAGGATCCCGGCGAAAGCCCACATCCAAATCCATTCGGACTCTCTCCGACCATGCTCCATGCCCACACTCAACGATTCTACGGCATCTCAATCACCGTCTGTCTATACATGAACTACATCCTTGTCGCCATGCGGACAACCGACCCCGAACTCTCCAAGGACGCCAGCTACCTCGCCCTCGAAATTCTCAGCATCGCCGAGAACGCACTCCAGTACCGGCCGTTCGGCGCCGCGTATGTCACGCTCGGGCTTGTAGCGGGCGTCATGGCCGTGGACAACCCGGCCCTGCGGATCCTGCTTGAGTCGTGGGCTCAAGACTACTGGGAAGATTTTAACATGCCGAGCATGGAGATCTCGGTCATCGTAGAATCGTTCCGTCACCTGGACCCGTTCTCGTCTGCAGATACGCCGGACGGATGGCCTGAGGCCGAAGAAGCGGCCTTGTATCACCCGCTGCTATTGAAGGAAGAGTCCGAGGAAGCGGCCTTGTATGACCCGGTGCTATGGAAGGAAGAGTCTGAGTCGCCCCAGATCCTGGACTTTATTAAGTAG
- a CDS encoding putative amino acid transporter (COG:E;~EggNog:ENOG410PJKZ;~InterPro:IPR013057;~PFAM:PF01490;~TransMembrane:11 (i198-217o223-244i270-291o311-328i337-358o378-397i409-431o451-472i499-517o523-545i557-581o)), with protein MAEPSLSSSHNESAPQRDEAILSQHLDPQFTASLPEDAVPPEQPEGAGSSSTEHNEPQSSLLLQGGDIHRDLYRIEAKTKRARLDKRSNTFTVIPRRQSDLVEEEVAALEPGSFRRHFIRQHGRDNPVLHRSFLEYLDIYGNFAGEDLEETEDETEQGEDEAEQEAERRPLLGPGPPKRKRTRTRSVRPGDASNVKTFFTLLKAFIGTGIIFLPKAFRNGGILFSSVTLVSVALISTLCFHLLLECRRHYHGGGYGDLGERISGPNLRSLILGSVAISQIGFVCACIIFTAENIRAFFLAVMPETIESLSTFRLIIFQLIVLIPLAMIRNISKLGPIALLADAFILFGLGYIYCYDIASLASRGLAPDVELFNSTSFTLTIGSCIFTFEGIGLILPIQSSMKKPQSFDSLLYTVMLIITVLFTGVGALSYATFGADTKTEIISNLPQDSKLVNAVQFLYSIAILVGTPIQLFPPVRIIEGSLFGIASGKRDPSIKWKKNVFRTCAVLACGIISALGAGDLDKFVSLIGSFACVPLVYIYPAYLHWKGVAESPWVKRGDIAMMSLGFAFMVYTTAATISVWINE; from the coding sequence ATGGCAGAGCCGTCGTTAAGCTCCTCGCACAACGAGTCCGCCCCCCAACGGGACGAGGCCATTCTCTCCCAGCACCTCGATCCTCAGTTCACCGCTTCCTTGCCAGAAGACGCCGTACCCCCCGAGCAACCCGAGGGAGCTGGGTCGAGCTCGACTGAGCATAACGAACCCCAATCATCGCTGCTTCTACAGGGCGGTGACATCCACCGTGACCTCTACCGCATCGAAGCCAAAACCAAGCGAGCTCGGCTGGATAAACGATCCAACACGTTTACTGTGATCCCCCGACGCCAGTCCGacctcgtcgaggaggaggtagCTGCTCTCGAGCCTGGAAGTTTCCGTCGACACTTCATCCGCCAGCACGGCCGGGACAACCCCGTCCTGCACCGTTCGTTCCTTGAATACCTTGACATCTACGGCAATTTCGCTGGcgaggacttggaggaaaCCGAGGACGAAACCgagcagggcgaggatgaagcggaACAGGAAGCGGAGCGACGACCGTTGCTAGGGCCTGGGCCTCCTAAACGCAAGCGTACCCGTACGCGGTCTGTTCGCCCAGGCGATGCCTCGAACGTGAAAACTTTCTTCACCTTGCTCAAGGCGTTTATCGGGACGGGTATTATCTTTTTGCCAAAAGCGTTCCGCAATGGAGGCATCCTGTTTTCGTCGGTCACACTGGTTAGCGTCGCTTTAATTTCGACGCTGTGCTTCCATCTTCTGCTGGAATGTAGGAGACACTACCATGGCGGTGGATATGGTGACCTCGGCGAACGGATCTCTGGGCCGAATCTTCGGTCATTGATTCTGGGATCAGTGGCAATCTCTCAGATTGGGTTTGTCTGTGcctgcatcatcttcacgGCTGAGAACATCCGGGcgttcttcctcgccgtGATGCCTGAGACGATCGAGTCGCTCTCGACATTCCGCTTGATCATTTTCCAGCTGATCGTGCTCATTCCGTTGGCCATGATCCGGAATATTTCCAAATTGGGCCCGATCGCGCTTCTCGCTGATGCCTTTATTCTTTTCGGCCTTGGATACATCTACTGCTACGATATCGCTAGTCTGGCCTCTCGCGGACTGGCACCGGATGTGGAATTGTTCAACTCGACCTCGTTTACCTTGACTATCGGGTCATGCATCTTCACATTCGAGGGCATTGGGTTGATTCTTCCCATCCAGTCTTCTATGAAGAAACCGCAGTCCTTCGATAGTTTGCTCTACACGGTCATGCTCATCATTACCGTCCTGTTTACCGGGGTCGGAGCGCTCTCGTACGCAACGTTCGGCGCGGACACCAAAACCGAGATCATCAGCAACCTTCCGCAAGACAGCAAACTGGTCAACGCCGTCCAGTTCTTGTATTCCATCGCAATCCTCGTGGGAACTCCAATCCAGCTGTTCCCGCCTGTGCGCATTATCGAGGGGAGTCTATTTGGGATTGCGTCCGGCAAACGCGACCCAAGCATCAAATGGAAGAAAAACGTCTTCCGGACCTGTGCCGTTCTAGCATGTGGCATAATTTCAGCACTGGGAGCAGGAGATTTGGATAAATTTGTTTCTCTAATTGGGTCATTTGCATGTGTACCACTGGTGTACATATACCCGGCCTACTTGCATTGGAAAGGCGTCGCAGAGTCTCCATGGGTGAAGCGAGGCGATATAGCCATGATGTCACTAGGATTCGCATTCATGGTCTACACCACGGCCGCAACGATCTCTGTCTGGataaatgaatga
- a CDS encoding uncharacterized protein (SECRETED:SignalP(1-21)) has translation MRFTLLALPTALLTGVASAQAANCWGKALNAPLEGIEYTIKKMDEICTAEDQFYPNGDNPKFLWLQANRCEEVTCYKGTQVRWCNEDTVWDRDIAMQNIVDGVHVLLRECMHLVDGELTSGGMLSHPDQWSIILQGEDECKGKK, from the coding sequence ATGCGtttcaccctcctcgccctccccacAGCCCTACTCACAGGCGTAGCCTCCGCCCAAGCCGCCAACTGCTGGGGCAAAGCCCTAAACGCGCCGCTCGAAGGCATCGAATACACGATCAAGAAAATGGACGAGATCTGCACCGCAGAGGACCAATTCTACCCGAACGGGGACAACCCGAAATTCCTGTGGCTGCAGGCCAACAGGTGCGAGGAGGTTACCTGCTACAAAGGAACGCAGGTGCGCTGGTGCAATGAGGACACCGTGTGGGATCGCGACATTGCGATGCAGAATATCGTTGATGGGGtccatgtccttcttcgGGAGTGCATGCATTTGGTCGACGGCGAGCTTACTTCTGGTGGTATGCTTTCCCACCCTGACCAGTGGAGTATCATCCTGCAGGGGGAGGACGAGTGTAAGGGGAAGAAGTAG
- a CDS encoding cytochrome P450 (COG:Q;~EggNog:ENOG410PK71;~InterPro:IPR001128,IPR017972,IPR002401,IPR036396;~PFAM:PF00067;~TransMembrane:2 (o6-26i306-329o);~go_function: GO:0005506 - iron ion binding [Evidence IEA];~go_function: GO:0016705 - oxidoreductase activity, acting on paired donors, with incorporation or reduction of molecular oxygen [Evidence IEA];~go_function: GO:0020037 - heme binding [Evidence IEA];~go_process: GO:0055114 - oxidation-reduction process [Evidence IEA]), whose translation MGLGELVLAQLTLTNLVLGYLAYIVLKFIYQIVYYRFFHPLSVFPGPFWASVTRLWIAWHNVQETELAVVYEATKKYGPVVRVTPTLLVVSDPTKLPEIYHRNADKTGHYITGSFGETESLFNMRSHKTHAAYRKHAAGPYSFSSVKRMEPLIDARIKDWIAKLDEQFVRTGEGFDFSWWAVYMAYDIISEVGFGAPFGFVEKGEDVGGLIQGFHDGLPAFGLLARLHPFTSWIKTTFLKKYLVAKPEDDSGIGVLMRFRDRLIEQRVQDLKSDKGFSRIDLLQTFLEARTEDGQPLTMDYIKAEILLVLLAGADTTGTVFQALIHYLLTHQGVYERMMEEVDGAFKKGLVSDENPQYHEILEHLPYFVACVRETLRVCPPAPNIFPRYVSEPGLDLYGKMAPAGTEISVNPWVIQRDPIIFGKDAEEFNPDRWMDAERTKLMNKYMMTFGYGARVCLGRDIAMMELFKGPLQFFRHYKPSQVPGKPEAKFVIKGGIGFWRDMWITIDKRPLVKAQ comes from the exons ATGGGTCTCGGGGAACTGGTTCTTGCGCAGCTGACGCTGACCAATCTGGTTCTCGGCTATCTCGCTTATATCGTCTTGAAATTCATCTATCAGATCGTTTATTATCGCTTCTTCCATCCACTTTCGGTCTTCCCGGGTCCATTCTGGGCGTCCGTCACCCGACTCTGGATAGCCTGGCATAATGTACAGGAGACAGAGCTTGCAGTCGTCTATGAAGCGACAAAGAAATATG GCCCTGTTGTGCGAGTCACTCCTACATTGCTCGTGGTCAGCGATCCAACAAAGCTGCCGGAGATCTACCACCGGAACGCTGATAAGACTGGCCACTATATCACCGGGTCATTCGGTGAAACTGAGTCGCTCTTTAACATGAGGTCGCACAAGACCCATGCCGCGTATCGCAAGCACGCTGCTGGACCG TACAGTTTCTCCAGCGTTAAACGCATGGAGCCTCTAATTGATGCCCGGATTAAGGACTGGATTGCCAAGCTCGACGAGCAATTTGTCCGCACTGGCGAGGGTTTCGACTTCTCCTGGTGGGCAGT CTACATGGCATACGACATTATCAGTGAGGTTGGCTTCGGTGCACCttttggcttcgtcgagaagggcgaggatgtCGGTGGACTCATCCAGGGATTCCACGACGGTCTCCCTGCATTTGGTCTTCTCGCGCGTCTTCACCCTTTCACAAGCTGGATCAAGACAACCTTCTTGAAGAAGTATCTAGTCGCGAAACCCGAGGATGACTCGGGAATTGGTGTTCTCATGCGCTTCCGCGACAGACTCATCGAGCAGCGCGTTCAGGACCTCAAATCAGACAAGGGCTTTTCACGGATTGACCTGCTTCAGACGTTCCTCGAGGCGCGCACCGAGGACGGCCAGCCATTGACAATGGACTACATCAAGGCAGAGATCCTGCTTGTCCTGCTCGCGGGCGCTGATACTACCGGGACAGTCTTCCAGGCGTTGATCCACTACTTGCTCACCCACCAGGGCGTGTATGAGcggatgatggaggaagtcGATGGGGCATTCAAGAAGGGCCTTGTCAGCGACGAAAATCCACAGTACCATGAAATCCTTGAGCATCTGCCCTACTTTGTTGCGTGCGTTCGCGAGACCCTCCGGGTGTGCCCACCAGCTCCGAATATCTTCCCTCGATATGTTTCGGAGCCAGGACTGGACCTGTATGGAAAGATGGCCCCCGCGGGAACTGAGATATCTGTAAACCCCTGGGTGATTCAGCGTGACCCAATTATCTTTGGAAAAGACGCCGAGGAGTTTAACCCGGAtcgatggatggatgctgaGCGGACTAAGCTCATGAACAAGTACATGATGACGTTTGGGTATGGCGCCAGAGTATGCCTGGGCAGAGACATTGCGATGATGGAGCTATTCAAGGGGCCGCTTCAG TTCTTCCGTCACTACAAGCCGTCTCAGGTGCCAGGGAAGCCGGAGGCGAAGTTTGTGATCAAGGGAGGTATTGGATTCTGGCGGGACATGTGGATAACGATCGACAAGCGCCCCCTGGTAAAGGCACAGTAA
- a CDS encoding alcohol dehydrogenase catalytic domain-containing protein (COG:Q;~EggNog:ENOG410PFUH;~InterPro:IPR013154,IPR013149,IPR002328,IPR036291, IPR011032,IPR020843;~PFAM:PF00107,PF08240;~go_function: GO:0008270 - zinc ion binding [Evidence IEA];~go_function: GO:0016491 - oxidoreductase activity [Evidence IEA];~go_process: GO:0055114 - oxidation-reduction process [Evidence IEA]) yields MKALRAADRTSGLHLEETPILETGPEDVLIQVYAAGVTPGALRLLEMGRAHTPSTVGHEMAGIVTKVGERVPVELAVGSRVRVNPVLSCRRCEYCASGREHMCGEGAMIGFAQFGQRSPLYDRYHDGGVAEYARVPYWNIDIIPGNISFAIAAKVHDVATGLYSLERANLPKESVLLVTAASGTMGAVALRLAQEFGIKKVLLVGRSRERLEAMRSLTAVETEVVVTSNEHGELGQPTLLENLRAAAPDGVDAIIDYLPSGGLIGKIIPILKIAGTLVHMGSNASPLPVPLALVMGKCWTIVGCRGHAREHENKVIQWLAEGKLSVDDLITHRFAFSEAEDVIKRIEDRQERMWLTVIDVISEA; encoded by the coding sequence ATGAAAGCCCTTAGAGCAGCAGATCGTACGTCCGGCCTTCATTTGGAGGAGACTCCGATTCTCGAAACTGGACCCGAGGATGTCCTGATACAGGTCTATGCTGCCGGTGTTACACCCGGAGCCCTCAGGCTTTTAGAGATGGGCCGGGCTCACACGCCCTCAACGGTAGGCCACGAGATGGCTGGAATAGTCACCAAGGTCGGGGAAAGGGTCCCAGTCGAACTCGCCGTTGGAAGCCGTGTCCGTGTCAATCCGGTTTTATCCTGTCGACGATGTGAGTACTGTGCCAGCGGACGGGAACATATGTGCGGAGAAGGGGCGATGATTGGGTTTGCCCAGTTTGGGCAAAGGTCGCCTCTATACGATAGATATCATGACGGGGGCGTCGCGGAGTATGCAAGGGTACCGTATTGGAACATCGATATCATTCCGGGAAATATTTCTTTTGCGATTGCGGCAAAGGTCCATGATGTTGCAACGGGGTTGTATTCTCTTGAGCGTGCGAATTTACCCAAAGAGTCTGTTCTGCTCGTGACAGCTGCGTCTGGGACAATGGGAGCCGTGGCCTTACGACTTGCGCAGGAGTTTGGCATCAAGAAAGTTCTTCTCGTCGGTCGATCTCGTGAACGCCTAGAGGCTATGAGGAGTCTGACGGCGGTTGAGACTGAAGTCGTGGTTACGTCAAACGAGCATGGCGAGCTGGGGCAACCGACACTGCTTGAGAACCTGCGTGCAGCTGCGCCAGATGGCGTCGATGCCATAATCGATTATTTGCCCTCTGGTGGATTGATAGGGAAGATTATTCCCATATTGAAAATCGCTGGGACGCTGGTCCATATGGGCTCGAATGCGTCGCCGTTGCCGGTGCCACTGGCTCTCGTGATGGGCAAGTGTTGGACGATTGTTGGATGTCGGGGCCATGCTCGCGAGCATGAGAATAAAGTTATCCAGTGGTTGGCGGAGGGAAAGTTGAGTGTCGACGACTTGATCACCCATCGGTTTGCGTTCTctgaggcggaggatgttATCAAGCGAATTGAAGATCGCCAGGAGCGAATGTGGCTAACTGTCATCGATGTTATTTCGGAAGCATAG